From Candidatus Deferrimicrobium sp., one genomic window encodes:
- a CDS encoding FecR domain-containing protein, with amino-acid sequence MRHILFVAILLAAVSAPVWGHADTNGTIGVVRNAAGSTTVTRGGNVLPATTGTKLHAGDTLGTGPDGSLGIILRDNSSLSLGPSSSLVLQDFLFSPSEGKFSLLVRLSKGTMAYLSGLIGKLAPEKARFETPTATIGIRGTHFVVNTGETVSQ; translated from the coding sequence ATGAGGCACATCCTGTTCGTCGCGATTCTCCTGGCGGCCGTATCGGCGCCGGTTTGGGGTCACGCCGACACCAACGGGACCATCGGAGTGGTGCGCAACGCCGCGGGTTCGACGACCGTCACCCGCGGGGGGAACGTTCTTCCGGCAACGACAGGGACCAAGCTCCACGCCGGGGACACCCTCGGCACGGGCCCCGACGGATCGCTTGGCATCATCCTTCGGGACAATTCCTCCCTCTCGCTCGGGCCGTCAAGCAGCCTCGTCCTCCAGGACTTTCTCTTCTCGCCCTCGGAAGGGAAGTTCAGCCTGTTGGTTCGTCTCTCCAAGGGGACCATGGCCTACCTCTCCGGCCTCATCGGAAAGCTTGCGCCCGAGAAGGCCCGTTTCGAAACCCCGACAGCCACCATCGGCATCCGTGGGACCCACTTTGTCGTGAATACCGGAGAAACCGTATCGCAATAA
- the lexA gene encoding transcriptional repressor LexA, producing the protein MVAPLTPTQRRVLDFLREFVERHRFAPTAAEIAGRFGIAVKNGFYYLELLERKGYIRRKRHHPRRIEFMGESPSRSAVRIPVLGRVPAGGPREAIEEVEGELLLDPDLVGEGEVFSLRVKGDSMTGAHICDGDHVLVRSQARAEEGEIVVAVIDGEATVKRFRRWKGKVRLEAANPAYLPIVVPAGAPSFRIAGKVVGVYRKL; encoded by the coding sequence ATGGTCGCCCCCCTGACACCGACGCAGCGGCGGGTCCTCGACTTCCTCAGGGAGTTCGTGGAGCGCCACCGGTTCGCCCCGACCGCCGCGGAAATCGCGGGCCGTTTCGGGATCGCGGTGAAGAACGGCTTCTACTACCTGGAGCTTCTGGAGCGCAAGGGGTACATCCGGCGCAAACGCCACCATCCGCGCCGGATCGAGTTCATGGGGGAGAGCCCCTCCCGGTCCGCCGTGCGCATTCCGGTCCTCGGCCGGGTTCCCGCCGGGGGACCGCGCGAGGCGATCGAGGAGGTCGAGGGGGAGCTTCTCCTCGATCCCGACCTGGTGGGGGAGGGCGAGGTCTTCTCCCTGCGCGTCAAGGGAGACAGCATGACGGGGGCCCACATCTGCGACGGGGATCATGTCCTCGTCCGGTCGCAGGCCCGCGCGGAGGAGGGAGAGATCGTCGTCGCCGTGATCGACGGGGAGGCCACCGTCAAACGGTTCCGTCGATGGAAAGGGAAGGTGCGACTCGAAGCCGCCAACCCGGCCTATCTCCCCATCGTCGTCCCCGCCGGCGCCCCCTCGTTCCGCATCGCAGGAAAAGTCGTCGGCGTCTACCGGAAATTGTAG